The Strix uralensis isolate ZFMK-TIS-50842 unplaced genomic scaffold, bStrUra1 scaffold_568, whole genome shotgun sequence genome window below encodes:
- the LOC141939077 gene encoding protein KASH5-like — translation MAQPFPSPASTAPGDCARSWSPATGRGRGWLYPHCAAGLVLAGQVVEYLQALTGQSGEEGRLQALHRMLDPEAAGAALDLPTFHAVMRKWIASCQQEGGSQLAEEWDVASGDLGLVITAPGRS, via the exons ATGGCACAGCCCTTCCCTAGTCCCGCCTCGACCGCTCCGGGGGATTGTGCACGGAGCTGGTCACCGGCCACGGGCCGAGGGAGGGGGTGGCTTTACCCCCACTGTGCCGCAGGGCTGGTGCTGGCGGGGCAGGTGGTTGAGTACCTGCAGGCGCTGACGGGGCAGAGCGGCGAGGAGGGCCGGCTGCAGGCTCTGCACCGCATGCTGGACCCcgaggcggcgggcgcggcgctgGATCTGCCCACCTTCCACGCCGTCATGAGGAAGTGGATCGCCTCGTGTCAGCAGGAGGG GGGCTCGCAGCTCGCTGAGGAGTGGGATGTGGCGTCAGGCGACCTCGGCCTAGTGATCACGG ccccaggtCGCTCCTGA